A genomic window from Lotus japonicus ecotype B-129 chromosome 1, LjGifu_v1.2 includes:
- the LOC130729843 gene encoding NAC domain-containing protein 87-like, translating to MEEPIVLNKGDEPLDLPPGFRFHPTDEEIIVYYLTEKVKNSSFSATAIGEADLNKCEPWDLPKKAKMGEKEWYFFCQKDRKYPTGMRTNRATESGYWKATGKDKEIFKGKGNLVGMKKTLVFYRGRAPKGEKTNWVMHEFRLEGKFASYSLPKIAKDEWVVSRVFHKSTDVKKSPIPGLLRMNSIGDQHDLLDYSSLPPLMDPSYNKPSSFNEDDFKGTNPISSSSTKSPSDGYYLPSFSINNHHHMIKPEDQRNYEMNTIPTINYTSNLSNPMGNNNNTFSHSQFQKNLLLPDYYVHQNRISGFGNNNNNHDDQAFLRAFASNNHNDYISVLEKQCKVEQFSSNHSQDTGLSNDRNTTETSSVVSGRNRASLYEDLDQGPASVARAFSDLECLWDY from the exons ATGGAAGAGCCGATTGTGTTGAACAAAGGTGATGAGCCTCTGGATTTGCCTCCAGGGTTCAGGTTCCACCCAACAGATGAGGAGATAATAGTTTATTATCTGACTGAGAAGGTGAAGAATAGTAGTTTCAGTGCAACTGCTATTGGAGAAGCTGATTTGAACAAGTGTGAGCCTTGGGATTTACCAA AGAAAGCTAAGATGGGGGAGAAAGAGTGGTACTTCTTCTGCCAGAAGGATAGGAAGTACCCAACGGGGATGAGGACGAACCGAGCAACTGAATCCGGGTACTGGAAGGCAACCGGGAAAGATAAGGAGATTTTCAAAGGAAAAGGGAACCTTGTTGGGATGAAGAAGACCCTCGTGTTCTATAGAGGTAGAGCTCCGAAGGGAGAGAAGACCAATTGGGTCATGCATGAATTCAGATTGGAAGGCAAATTTGCAAGTTACAGCCTCCCTAAGATAGCAAAG GATGAATGGGTTGTGAGCAGGGTTTTCCACAAGAGCACAGATGTGAAAAAGTCCCCAATCCCTGGCCTATTGAGGATGAACTCAATTGGGGATCAGCATGATCTTCTTGATTATTCTTCACTCCCACCTCTCATGGATCCTTCTTATAACAAGCCTTCAAGCTTTAATGAAGATGACTTCAAAGGAACCAACCCAATCTCATCATCAAGTACTAAATCACCATCGGACGGCTATTATCTCCCCAGCTTCTCCATcaacaatcaccaccacatgaTCAAGCCAGAAGACCAAAGGAACTATGAGATGAACACTATTCCCACCATTAACTACACCTCCAATCTCAGCAACCCAATggggaacaacaacaacacattctCACACTCCCAATTTCAGAAGAACTTGTTGTTACCTGACTATTATGTGCACCAAAACAGGATCAGTGGTTTtggaaacaacaacaacaaccatgaCGATCAAGCTTTCCTAAGAGCATTTGCATCCAACAATCACAATGATTACATTTCTGTATTGGAAAAACAGTGCAAGGTGGAGCAATTCTCTTCAAACCACTCTCAAGACACTGGCCTCAGCAACGACAGAAACACCACAGAAACATCCTCAGTTGTTTCAGGGAGAAATAGGGCATCATTGTATGAGGATCTTGATCAAGGTCCCGCATCAGTCGCGCGAGCTTTCTCAGATTTGGAATGCTTGTGGGACTACTAG
- the LOC130732541 gene encoding probable trehalose-phosphate phosphatase D, with protein MEIRPNVNWDKGRALMYLLDTLGFESFNDVLPIYLGDDKTDEDAFKVIRHIGRGFPIIVSSIVKETKASYSLRDPADVMTFLTCLAKWKKNMLQKTK; from the exons ATGGAGATACGCCCAAATGTAAACTGGGATAAAGGTCGTGCATTGATGTATTTGCTTGACACTCTTGGATTTGAGAGCTTTAATGATGTTCTACCAATTTACCTTGGAGATGACAAAACAGATGAAGATGCTTTTAAG GTTATAAGACACATTGGAAGAGGATTTCCCATCATTGTTTCTTCAATTGTCAAGGAGACCAAGGCTTCATATTCTCTGCGTGACCCTGCTGATGTGATGACTTTCTTGACATGTTTAGCAAAATGGAAGAAGAACATGTTACAGAAAACTAAATAG